One segment of Cyanobacteriota bacterium DNA contains the following:
- a CDS encoding methyltransferase domain-containing protein translates to MTQPFTDPASVADPLMNVGPSQDAAVLEKMRRQFDAAPYPHIPLDESPLEDLNWLYLHSVVTPYYLRYGQVVNPDGMMILDAGCGSGFTSLTLALANPGAMVVGVDLSPASIDLATQRLRYHGITTAQFHAVSIEELPSLGMQFDYINADEVLYLLPDPLAGLRAMQSVLKPNGIIRANLHSARQRVFVFQFQEFFRSLGLMDGAITEAELAHALDVMAAINDNVFLKAHAWGKDYEAEPDLLRPNCLLQGDKGFTIRDTFKLLRDADLDFIRMVYWHRWNLMSLFKDPTALPQALSHLPTASAEEQLHIFELLQPRNRLIDFWCGHPQSLDPGYVSPASWTDADWQRAIVHLHPQLATPAIQAQVAELVTHRNSVEFTQFLAIPAGEPVRVDSDTAACLLPLWDSPQPIAALVERWCKLCPLDPITLEATTEPVAYQAVKTALVRLEAHTYVMITR, encoded by the coding sequence ATGACTCAACCCTTTACTGATCCGGCTTCAGTTGCTGACCCATTGATGAATGTGGGGCCTTCTCAAGATGCTGCTGTCTTGGAAAAGATGCGTCGGCAATTTGATGCCGCCCCTTATCCACATATTCCATTGGATGAGTCTCCGCTTGAGGATCTCAACTGGCTATATCTTCATAGTGTTGTTACTCCTTACTACCTGAGATACGGGCAAGTAGTTAATCCAGATGGCATGATGATTCTGGATGCTGGCTGTGGGAGTGGATTTACTAGCCTGACGTTGGCACTAGCAAACCCAGGGGCAATGGTGGTGGGTGTGGATTTGTCTCCAGCGTCGATCGACTTGGCTACCCAACGGTTGCGTTACCACGGGATTACAACTGCTCAGTTCCATGCCGTCTCTATTGAAGAGCTACCCAGCTTGGGAATGCAGTTTGACTATATCAATGCTGATGAAGTGCTATATCTGTTGCCTGATCCCCTAGCAGGATTAAGAGCAATGCAGTCAGTACTGAAGCCTAATGGCATTATCCGGGCCAATCTTCATAGTGCTCGGCAGCGGGTGTTTGTTTTCCAATTTCAAGAGTTCTTTCGATCGCTGGGGCTAATGGACGGGGCAATCACAGAGGCTGAACTAGCTCATGCCTTAGACGTGATGGCTGCTATCAACGACAATGTTTTTCTCAAGGCCCATGCTTGGGGTAAAGACTACGAAGCAGAGCCAGATTTATTGCGGCCTAACTGCCTGCTCCAAGGCGATAAGGGCTTTACAATCCGTGACACGTTTAAGCTACTCCGGGATGCTGATCTTGACTTTATTCGCATGGTGTATTGGCATCGGTGGAATCTCATGAGTTTATTTAAGGATCCCACAGCCTTACCCCAGGCACTATCACATCTGCCTACAGCTAGCGCCGAAGAGCAGTTACACATATTCGAGTTACTGCAACCCCGGAATCGGTTAATTGATTTTTGGTGTGGTCACCCTCAATCGCTGGATCCGGGTTATGTTTCACCAGCAAGCTGGACAGATGCCGACTGGCAACGGGCGATCGTCCATCTTCATCCCCAACTAGCCACACCAGCCATACAAGCTCAGGTGGCAGAGTTGGTCACCCATCGAAATTCCGTAGAGTTTACCCAGTTTTTGGCGATACCAGCGGGTGAACCAGTGAGAGTAGACAGTGATACCGCTGCCTGTTTGCTGCCACTATGGGACTCTCCCCAGCCGATCGCTGCTTTGGTGGAGCGTTGGTGTAAGCTGTGTCCCCTTGATCCTATTACCCTAGAGGCGACTACAGAACCAGTTGCCTATCAAGCTGTGAAAACTGCCCTAGTGCGTCTTGAGGCCCATACCTATGTGATGATAACCCGATGA
- a CDS encoding FkbM family methyltransferase encodes MDIKYRLIIQHRLRQLPILQEIDRLRASPRYQDPKCLIPFGAKVYSQSDEDGIIREIFRRIGTTNKLFVEFGVGNGLENNTLALLFDGWKGLWIDAAPRSIATIRQQFANLLDAGILKVVQSLITVDNINTLIADNIAHPEVDLLSVDIDGNDFHVLNAITCISPRVIVVEYNAKFSPPLLFCMEYDATHTWQRDDCFGASLKFLEVHLAKKGYRLVGCNLSGVNAFFVRQDLVADKFLEPFTAEQHYEPPRYYLSGYFAGHPPAYKTLVKSLAMQSA; translated from the coding sequence TTGGATATCAAGTATAGGTTGATTATCCAACACCGTTTGAGGCAACTACCAATCTTGCAGGAAATTGATCGCCTACGAGCAAGTCCACGCTACCAAGATCCCAAATGCTTAATCCCCTTTGGAGCTAAAGTTTACTCTCAAAGTGATGAAGACGGAATTATTAGAGAAATTTTTAGACGAATTGGTACTACCAATAAATTATTTGTTGAATTTGGAGTTGGGAATGGGCTAGAAAATAATACGCTAGCCTTGCTGTTCGATGGCTGGAAAGGTTTATGGATTGATGCTGCACCGCGATCGATAGCTACCATTCGACAACAATTTGCCAACCTCTTAGACGCTGGCATTCTCAAGGTTGTGCAATCCTTGATTACAGTCGATAATATCAACACCTTAATTGCGGATAACATTGCCCACCCTGAGGTGGATTTATTGTCTGTAGATATTGACGGCAACGATTTTCACGTGCTGAATGCTATCACCTGCATCAGCCCTAGGGTGATTGTGGTTGAATATAATGCAAAATTTTCGCCCCCACTTCTATTTTGCATGGAATATGACGCTACCCACACCTGGCAAAGAGATGATTGCTTTGGTGCATCACTAAAATTTCTGGAAGTGCATTTGGCCAAAAAGGGCTATCGGCTAGTCGGGTGCAATTTATCTGGGGTTAATGCCTTCTTTGTGAGACAAGATCTTGTGGCAGACAAATTTCTAGAGCCATTCACAGCGGAACAGCATTATGAACCTCCGCGATACTATCTTTCAGGCTACTTCGCTGGGCATCCCCCTGCCTACAAGACCCTAGTGAAGTCCCTCGCCATGCAGTCTGCTTGA